ctacctagctttagtgtgtttgatgtagaaaacaactagtttgctttgaagtttgtaatgggtttagatgatcttgtatttaggcttgtgtatgtgtaaggttgccttttgctacatgacctatcctagatgcctaaccaagcctagatcaagcacttgaagtggttaaaagtttttccaaaagctttCTAGAGTTTTCTCCAAAAATCAGGATattgcacaaaaataaatttgtttctctgtaaaagaataggtttattttttgtttgctgaaaggtttttcgaaagttagttagggcaccaaaggtacaattCAGTCAGTTATTTCTGTTAGCTGAGTTGACAGTTTTcctaaaaataaatctgtttagtttaaactgaatctgttgttttcataacagtttttcaactatcttttgaaaagtagttagaaactgttttctatataaagaaaagcttctctcacatgaaaggatgcTGAGCAATCACGGTTTTGACAGAGATTAAACActttctatgtgagaagaaggattgaaaagagtttttgaaaggttttccaaagggattttcaagtgtgcttgttttaggaaaactttgatcttggtgaaggtgctggtgcagttctgcagcaaattgaactactggttttgagttcttgcatcttcttttcaggtgttatctttcctttattctggtttgcaaaggtgtaagtgttagtcactccttgatagggtttcttggagtgcaaggtgtgctgaaatagggtttttcagcattggttgtattgttcttgtagtgttcaagaactgttgtgtttgtaagtgattgatactgttttttagtggattccaccttggagtaaggtgaaactggatgtagctctttatgagtgaaccagtataaaagcTTGCCTGTACTTTTCTTCTCATTCCTGCACTCGTTTAtagtttttgcttaattctgtcaagaacgaaatctgttcatttgaaatcaaatctgttaattctgggtttaataaaaactgttcttcctgatttgttaaagttctctaATCACTAACACAGTATTTGTATATGAGGTTTTCATGGATTTAAGGACAAATAGTCTTATTCATTAAATCCTGACAAAGATTCATTTCCTTtgaaaccttgtgttgaatgaacttgattgttttcttggCATAATCTGTATTCTTCAAACTGGTAAAATTTAACCAATTTGATTCTGTTATACCTCTCTGttgattgcaattttaatctgaACAAGTTCAAATTGCGTTAGACTattctgaagaatcaatctgtttcgtttaaaaacaatctgttctttttcctctgatatactgaaaacTGTTTGCATttgcaaaaaaattatatgttcaattcacccctcccctcttgaacttagacactaatagacccaacacttgaaacatagaacattgatccatttctattaaaagtgtctattctttctccaactcaagttgattccataaaatgtcaaagaatcatctatactttgctattggaatcatatcaaattGTTAGTACATCCAAGAGAGGCATGGATCAAGTGATGGAAGATTGGGGATTTTTTTGTGAGTTGTGATCATGTAGAAGCATTTCAACAATATGTCCATGCATTAGAAGTTGTTTGTTCTCCAAGACCTATATTTGTTGAATATGTAAATGGTATTGATTAATTACACATAAAGAAAAAGTTGTTAAGGCATGGACGAATAGGGTGATTTACATAGGCAACACAACAAGTAACAAGTGTGTATATTTGTTGCATGTCTTTGTTTTCCTTTGTAGGGTTGAGGCTACACATTGGAGTCTAAAGAGGATGCTTTAGACCTCCATGGGAGACTTATGCTTTTTTTTAAGATTCTATGAATGAGATGATTATCTTGCAACATaatgtaattaaatattaattttaaaagagtATTCATGTGATGAGTCATGTCTTTAATGTGACAGTGTACAAAACATTGTTTGGATTGTGTCTAAATTTTCTTTACAATATACTGCGAAAGAGAATGATCGAGTTAAATATTGTGTGTTAGATAAAGCTCATTGTGGATGTACTCATGGTCTTCTTTATGCTTGTGAATTGACTTCCATTGGCGCAAGTAGCATACCACTACAATCAACGCATGTCACATGGAGAAAATTAAGCTTTTAAGATATTTCATGCGATGAATGTTCAATAGAGTTGTCAATCCAAAAAGAGTTTGATGTAATCTTGAATCGCTTTAAATTAACATTACTAGTAATGTTAACATCAAGAATAAGTTACACGAAAGTGTATATCCAAATATATGACATTTTTGTGTGCACCACAACAGAAGGTAAAAAAAAAGGTGTAGAAAAAGGTCATCCTACTAAATTTGCAAGATCAACTAAGTCAATCCCATCTTATTTTGAGTATGTTGATGCCCTACATTCACAACATGGTAGTTCTTCTACTTGGAAATTGATACAACCCAACTAGACAATGAGAAAACCAAGGACACAACAGAAACTTCATCATTTAgtcagtcatctcagcatcCAAAACAAGGCCCCACCAAACTTCAAAAGGacctcagcagaagaagaattGGACATAGGCCagagcatcaaatgttctttcttctggtctttttaaaagacaagtttatgtaaataaattagactcactttgggggtccaaatagaagaataagttTAGGGTGCACTTAGTATAttttgggcttgtgccaaaaCCAACTTCTCAGGACAATGCACCTAGGATTACGGTttttaacctagtttctagaaaccAAGCCTAAGGAGGCAACATTGACCTAGAGTCAAACCCTTGGTCACCCCTCTCCTATCCCAATTTTACCCCTCTCTCACTCTTGCTCTCCAAGTCATTccttcctatataaagggtgtcttgGTTCATGTAttgacacattgaattttgaatagaaaataaaCTTTGTCAAAGTGTTTAGTGAATTGAGTCTCCTAGaatttgggtcttatcttgagtgctctacacttcaagtggcggctcttcaccactcatctttgAGTTTCCTccccctccaagtggcgtgaccataccttcttctttctaagcttttctttcctttcatatttttactttttcattcctttatgttcttgtgttcatcattttctattttgtttccATCTTCTTTCTTCCCCTTATATGCTCTTTAATTTCGCACATATTCATCATcaacaccatataattgtgttttctctttgtccTCTATAAGTAAACTTTTATatttacttaaccacttggttaaattCGTGTCCAATGATAATCTCTTTTGGGTTTCTCAACATATTctgcttaaaataaaaaatcataaataaattgcAACCCATAAAAAGGTGCAATTCTAAAATCTACTCACATCAGAAATCTAGCAAGGGATTCATCAAAGGCACTCCTAAAACTAAATCAATCATTTTGCTAGATCAATTTTCTATAGGGTTTCATCCATACATTATTGAGTCATGTGTTGTTGTGCATATGAACTTGCTTAAATAACTTAGACAATGATGGCAATAATATGTTGATTTGTTTAGAGGTGATGAATgatatgaatatttaaaaaaactcatttttaatttattttctttaatttgcaGGTAGGTACATATAAGTGGATGACCATAAAAAATATGGAATATGTTATTGTCAATTGATATAATGTCATTCTTGTATGTTTATATATGAAATAGccaattactatttttttctttaatgacCCAACCACCAACTGATTTGAGACACCATCGAATTATTTCAATTTACCATGTCTACCGAAATCATTTTGTACATGTATACTCttattaaataatgttaatCCTTTTTTAACTTATATTGTTAATCATTTATTATTGTGGGTAAAGTTGCAATAAGATTGTGGTCTAGTCATTGCTATCCAATCATCCAAACTTATTCATCGTAGTATGTaaattcttatataaataatgCTTCGTTAGAGGACATTTATAGCTTATactttatatttgaatttatgaaCATTGAATATATAACCTGACCCAGTTGAACTTATTTCCGAGATTATCTTCATGTTTGTCACCCATAGTTACTTACTGCACCTCCCTATTAGAAtgtaataataatcatttaaaaaCCTTACACTTTTGGAACAATGTCgtcttaaatatattaaaaaaattggattatagataaatataattCGTGATAAAGATTCTTAAATACCTTGAAAATGTGTAgttcagaaaaaaaattaattattttgaactaTTTATTCCATGACACTTCACGATCAAATTTATAACGAAATAAATTtcctaaaatattataaaatctatTCCAAATTCTTCTTTCAGATAATGTAAAAACTCAAAGTTTCAAGAAAATAGAGAAACAAATATACATATTAATTGTCACAAGGATACAAACATATAAATAACCAAAAAAATGGTAGATTTAAAGAAGAATTACAGTTCATAATATTTGTTAAGAGAAAGCTTGATAATATGCTTGGATAGAAAAATTTTagagtataatttatttttataaagaatttaaaatgttttataacaaaaatatgatattcaaatataaaatttaaaaaaaaatgaaaattagaaATGTATGAGCGGTATCatattattcaaaattaaaaacattactACAATATAATGATTATACCGTAACAAATTATTTTGGTCatagaaaaaaagaaacaaatgtTAAAGAAGACGTATTCACAACTATGTAGTACAGACACTGACACACGGATACTGATACGACACAGACACGAAGAtacgtaaaatctctaaaatgtagaacACAAgaacacgaatctatatattatataattatgaactatataaattgacaataaagatttatgtgcacaagtatgtttcagattattttttggagaaaaagatgtttttcatgaatGGTTCACaataatttgtttcttatttttataattataataataatttatacaataaagtttaaatttttagaaaattaatgtatttttcctttttaaaattgtgttagaactgtaTTAGAATTgacagaaatctaacaaatactttttgaattgaacactttaCGGATACGTATCTTACAGACGTCATATGAGTGTCGGTCCGATACCGACACACCATTTAAAAGGAATGTTCGAGCTTCATAGGTCCACAAACTTATCTAAACCAAAATGATAGAAACTTCCtcaaaagtaacaaaaaaaaGTATGATATTTTTTGTTCCACagataaaaataactaataagAAAGATTAGTCTCTATGTAGACCCATGAATTTTTGTACTTTCAAAATTTCATCACCAAATGCTTTGTTGCAGTATGATAGCATTGTGGTTAACCTAAACTCTGCCATATTCTTCCGCCATGATTAATACAACAAGAGATGTCCAGCCAGTAAATGGATGCGACCCTTTTCCCTCACCACTATTCTGATCATACTGTTCCCATAAAAATCCAGTCTCTTGATAATTGCGTACTATATTTCTGCAGTAAGATGGAAATCAGTTTTGAAAACCAACCGATAGCTTTAAACAAGATTACAATGGTACCAAACGAAATCAGACAATACCTAATTAAATTGCTTCTCAATTCTTTGTAGATAGCTTTGGCTCTGTCCTGATATGGTCCATTCTCTACAAAATTCAGAAAAAGGAATGAATGAAGTGAAATATTTGCAGATATTTTGCCTAGGCCTGTTCATATTACCTTTGGAGTAATGGTGGAGCGCTGAAAGAATTCTGTAATTTATGTTTATCCAAATTTGACCTCTCCAGTATGGGCCCTCAGAATCCGAGTTGAATTTCATATACAAGGAGCTGTGAAAAAGAACTAGCTTTTGGTTCACTATAATCAACATATGCTGAATATTATCACTCAACTAAATCCATTAAAGATGCATTTTGGGCGTAACTTGTAGACCTTGTCCTGGCAAGCGATCGTAGTCCATAGTCAGTCCAAAAGAGGCTGTGATTTGAAATGAGTTCAAGCTGCTTTTCCAGAATCCATGATCCCTGAATGAGATGATGATAATTAtgagaaaaacacaattaactgcagaaaataaacaacacaggatttaacgtggttcgatCTCCAATTTACAACCTACGTTCACCAGCAActaattaggttttcattctgttacaattttattacaagTATAAAAATctcttaaatagagattatagagatacaataattaaattcactcactaaaacatggtgtttagtcagcccaacccaattgttCTGGCTTCACACTCAACACATAATAAAATATGCATCTAATTATGAAGTCAGTCAAGCAAGGCATAACTTCAAAATTCTTGGAATAAAAACTTCATGACATTGATGATAAGCTCGTTACTTACAGATGGAATGATCTTCCCCATGAAAGGGAATAGGCTAACATAACCAATGTGAGGAACCAATCTCAAAACAGGCCTCTCTAAAACATCTCTGACAAGTTGGCGATCAGTATGGTTGTGTCCTATCTCCACATCTTTCCATTTAAGTTGAACCTAATATGGTTAAGCACGTCAAGAATATCTCAATTTTCCAGTTATTAACAAGATCCATGCATTGTTAATCTTGCAACAGTATGTATACTAATACTGAATGTAAACAACTAGACAGTTTACCTTTTCTGTATGATTCCCAAAATCAAAATAAGCTCCATATGCATCATCAAAATGCATCTGCATGGTCATCAATCACAACATAGGCATGGACACAATTATGTTAGCACAATTGATTGCAGTGTCACTAGCCAAACATTTTATGCAAATCAATTCCATAGTTCCCTTTCGATAAGACTTATTTACATTATCCATATTGTACAGAAAAAGTCAGGCAAAGCCTTGTTCATCAAATTGGAACACTTGATCTTGCACTTTTGTAGAAAAACTAATAAGTAACTAAAATAACTTTTCTTTTCGAGGTTATTTCTAATTGTAGTTATTCTATAGAAGTATACACTGTTCTCTCTCCTCTTTATCTTCCCTCTATTTGCTCATATTCAACTACTGCATCATTTACAAACAACAAAGAATTGAACAACTCTGAAGAAGGGAGAGAGGGAGCAAAGGTAAAACACCTGGTTCAGTAACTCGACATCTGATAGCAATTGAGAAGTGGAACCATAATTCTGCATCATTTCATTCaatatatcaattaatttaGGTGATTTAACTTTCTGCAGCGTACATCTACACTACTTGATATCTAAAATTCACATAGCATTAGTACAATATTGctgaatttatttttcaaatttataccATGCCAGGTTTAGTGTCCTTATCCAATAACTCTTCAATGGAATGCAAACAGTGTGCTGCAAGTAGTATCCAGCATCTAAGATCCACATGGCGTTCGTCTGCAGTTGGGTGTGAAGCACGTGGATAATCATCAAATCCAGAGGACAGTGTCAGGAAATGCCAGAAATAATGTTTGTCATGTTCATGTGTCTTCATTAAGAAATGCTTCTATTTGAAGCATGGCAGTAGTTGTTTTGGTCAAGTTAATCTGCTGAGCTATCTATACAGAAGTACAGAGccaaaaaaaatgaatgtaGAACCTTGGGATTTAATTCATATATAGTGCTATTGTCCCGTCCATGCCAATAGTAGCTGCTCATCTGTTTCCctgataataacaataaaaggGGATGGGAGTTCAGAAAGAAACGATCTATTTCCAGCACAGAATCAGACCACACGTGCATTATAGAGCAGACCTGATTGAGTTGTATGGAACCATTGGAACCATGCTTCTAATCGAACAAAGGCACGCTCCAGGAATACAGAGATGTCAGTTTTATCCATTGCAGTAAACTCATTATTCTTCAAGCCATTTATCATATCTACAAAAAACCACTTacagaaataaattaaaagaattctTGTTCCCAGTGTTACGAACTGTGTAAATAGGAGCTATAACTTTCACATACTTCTATTAAATCTTCGTGCTGCATATGATTTATAAAGCATAAAAAAGTTTCCACTTTTCAGCAGCATCAACATCATCAACTACTGTTAACCATATTTCCGACCTAAAGtaatattaattgataataatataaattgtcAAATGGTCCCTTAAAGTTATTACTCACAAAACACCTAGGGCTCTCTTTAGCTAACCTAGCTCGAAAGTTTGAAGTTGAAAAACTAATCTGTATATTATCATTTCTCGAGCTGAAGGAAACAGAAAAATGAACACACAACAAAACCAAGCCTAACTGATGCTAGCTCGAACTCAATGGTGGAAACATATATGTAGCCttctttttgaaataaaaacttTTTTCTTGAAAGAAACAGAGATTGTTATAACTACAAAATGGACAGCAGAAAAAGCGAAAATAGAAAAGGAACATAAACGTATACCGCTTAATGCTAAAAACAGAGTTGGAGGATTTGCATCTGTAGGATGCTGAGGAACATATTCCTCAGGGACCCGACTGCAAGTGAAGAAAATCTAAACTCATTCGAACCACCTACAAACTTAAATTTACAGCAATAATTTGAACTAAATGTTTTGAACTTCACCTCAGTGCTTCATCTCCGAGAATTTGTTCACGAGGTATCCATCCATCAGCATTCATCAAATCTAACCAGTGTCCAATGATATCCAGTGAAATATGGATATCCCAACGCCTGGTTAATGTGCACAAGATCAAATAAAGCATATTTACATATCACAGATTATTTGTTTGTGCAGTCAAGAAAACGCAGATATGAACTTAAACTGAATTTCAAACAAGAGACACTAACCAGATTATAAGTTGATGAAAACCTTCATCCCATAAAAATCCTCTCGGAAAGGAAGGTCGACATGGTACAGCTGTGTAAAGCTCAGCAGGCCAATATGATATATAATTAACATGCTCTCGAAGCTGAAAAGAGAAACAATCCACTGCATATCTGCCCGAGTTCTAAAGCTAATTAAACGGTACAAAGAAATGAAATTGAATGGTGGAGAAAAGAAAACTGAAGTCACTGACAGTAATTAATTAAAGAATAGATAAACCACGTGTTGGGATGAGAAGTTTATTTGTAATATATGGCAAACAAAGGCaaattaaaatatgaagctcctataTTGGTTTGGCTtatcagtattgcacacaatcgAGTTCAACATGATTAAAGAAAGCACTTAGAGATAAATCGACATCTTATTAAGGAGAAGTTGAATAATGGTCTTATAGTCACTGAGTACATCTCTTCAAGATTCCAATTGGTAGATATGTTTATTAAGGGATTTCCCACAAAACAGTTcaaagatcttacttgcaaACTGGAAATGATAGATATACCTTCACCAGCTTGACGGAGAGGGTTGCATAATCAGAAGAATTATTCCGTAATTAAATCCGTAATTAAATGCAGATTTCATTATCTATTTATTAGAACAAATTTATTagttatttgatttgatttgtacagttTTAATCActcattattttttgtttttattatctattatttttttccttactTAACtataatcacatttgtaaaacaTCTCCAAAAtacatttcatttatttatttcaactaTGTGAAACTACATCCAGGCAAGTTTTTGTGGCTCACAAAAACAATGCTAAGTTGGATCCCAAATTCTTTGGTCCCTACAAAATTGTTGATTGTATTGGTGCAGTAGCTTATAAACTACAACTTCTTGATCATTCTGAGGTCCACAATGTATTTCATGTTTCCTAGCTATAAAACATGTTAAAAATGCTATAATTTCAACTAGTTTACCCTATAAAATTGAGAGAGCTTTTGCTAAAAAAGAACTTTTGATTAGACATAATGACTATTAAAAGGAAAGGAGAAGCAATTACTAAAGTGTTGGTCAAGTCGAAAATGAACTTCTGGAGAATGCAACTGGGAGTTCTATTACGATTTGGAGCAGAAATGCCTTCATTCATTCTTGAGGTAAGAAATGTTTCCAATGAGGAGcatttatatgaaataaaatgtaTGGTGTGGGGTGTGTTACAATTACTTGGTCAGTTAGTAGTTAAAAGTAGCCGATTAACTACCTGATACATatgttattttcatattttgtaaatatttttttatttccctcaATACAATCAAATAATTCTTCCATAACCGTTTCTTCCATAAGATTTTCTCTTTCATAAatgttctttcattttttttttaatgtagaaGTGTCAAAATTAGTCAACTCCTCTTATTTAAGTTGACTCATCACGAATTGAACTAAATATGAGTCAACTTATTTCGACTCACTTTTTGGTGAGTCAGAAATTTTATAACCCAACTTGACCCACCATAAGTTAGTGAGTTAAGTGGGTTGACTCATTTAGACATATTTTGttctttcaaattattttatatatttatatttattgtagtACTCAATTTCCTTGTTTCTAGTAGTAGGGTGTTCACTTATTTAACTAAACATTAATCACAATTAGAAAATGATAttataaagataataaaaaaaaattgttaacttATATAATTGGAGAAATAAATTAAGGatccaaatattttttaatcttaaaaaacCAAAGTGTAAACCTACATAACTAAATGTAGTAAATGATTAtagtaaaaaattatgaaaactaTGAAGAGTTGTTGTACCACCTCTAATCCAACTCGAACACGTTTAAGGTGCATGTTAAATTGGCTGGATTTAATTTGCcctacatttaaaaaaattatattttttacaaccCGATCCGACTCAACCCCGTGATAAACCTAATTAGCTTACAGGTTGAAACCCATTTTAACATCCCTTATGTTAATTCCTAGAATTAGAATTGACCATAACACATTAGAGGAACCTGGGATATTTACCGATTCTCCCTAAAATTCCGGTAAAATTTCAAATCTGTGTCACATAGGGTGCAATGTTGCACTTTTTCTCTCATCTGTAATCTTACAAAGGAGGTAATTAAAGCCATGAAACATTACGATAGTATTTATGTCAAGTTATATGTTGTTAAGGGGTGGCATAGGCAAAATCTTCcataaaaactataaataacgGAATAAACTACTAAAGAAACTTACATTGACGATTCTTGAAGCAGCAATTTTTGACTGACCATAAAAGTAGCCGATGCCACCTAATAAGTTTCCTACAGCTGCCTTACCAACAGATATGGATTCTGAATCCACCTGAAAATCCACTACTAAAATAAGGAATTCATTTCTAAAATAAACTTCTAAACGAATttacttaattaaatttaacttattcATAGCGCATCAAAAGACGAAACAAGAATTATAGATAATTCAATACGAGagataataaaaaaagtcaaaGGGCAATAAGCGTATTATACCTTCTCTTCTAAGTTGAATATTTTGTCAAACTTTTCATCAAATGCTTGTTCTTTATATTTCAGTTGATTAGACAGTGAGGTTCCTAACATCGAGAACAAAACAACATTTATACATAGACTTAGCATTTCGCAAACTAATGTTAATCAGAACAAAATATTCTAGAAATTCAGTAAAAAGTAGTCCCGTTCACTTTATATGCATAATGTTTAATGTAAAAGAATCCTGAGATAAACCAAGAGCTGTTGAACAACAGAAATAAACTCACTGAATCTGAACAAGTTATAGATATTATTTGGGTTTAGGGTAAGGCGTAGGTATGGatgattaaaaaattcaaattgggaaattcaatatataattatccaaatctatattattttaaatatattgaaatggatttatctcaaattTAAATCTATagttttggattttaaattcaATCTATTTAATGGGATTGAATaaaattttggattttaaaaatccaaaatcAAGGTGCGTCTAGGTAATTTTAAGTTATGAAATGTTAGGTCCAGTCAAACCCAAACAAGCTAGCATCGGGTTAGGCTCGTGAAAGTTGGGCCGAGTCATCAAGGTCAAAGTCCATCCAGGTCAACACAAGCCCAAGTCGAGTTTAGTCGGCTTGGGCATAAGTTGTGCAGAGTCAATCCAGATCCAGATTGAGTTGAGTCAGCCCGAACCCACATTTAATCGAACTAAGACATGTCCAGATCCATCTGAGTAAGGGTCAACCCACGTTCAACTTAGTTAGGCTAGGTCTAGGTCGTTCCTAGTCCGATTAAGAAGGTCGGGCCTAACCCAATCAAGACTAGGTCGGGTCCTAGTCAAACCAGTTCAGCTCAGGTCTAGGTTGACTCGAACCCAGGTCGAGTATTGTCGGCCCAATCCAGGTCAATCTTAATTGACACAGACCCAAATCGAGTAGAGCTGGGCCAAGCCCAGGTTAAGACACGCCAAGTCAACCCAAACCAAGCTCAAGCCGATTCTACCTGGACCTAGGTCAAGCCGAGTTAGCCTTGACCCAAGTTGAGTTGAACCAGGCCAAAACCATGTTTAGCCAAGTCGAGGTAGGGCCATGTTCAGTTGATTTGGGCTAGACCCAtgctgatggaagagggccaagcacaacttcacaagaaagacaaaagccaagacatgagcatccaaagccaaaccaagagcgtctagggctaagggaggagcgtctaggccaaaggggaggagcgtctaactcaaggtggagagcgtctaggccaatgaaaggagcgtctaggaccaaattgctaagcccatggccaagcgaatccatgcagatttgtttatgctacatgaaggcccattaggggtagcttagtattagttgtggtgtaaatagcataaacttgattccatgagacttgacctagatttgc
The sequence above is a segment of the Phaseolus vulgaris cultivar G19833 chromosome 2, P. vulgaris v2.0, whole genome shotgun sequence genome. Coding sequences within it:
- the LOC137811558 gene encoding mannosyl-oligosaccharide glucosidase GCS1-like; this translates as MLKIKIVLGIVVFLNLNHAKSAAEERLAEEHRLPRVVTPLPAPKITDLPQFQGEHKESLYWGTYRPQVYLGVRARTPKSLIAGLMWIVVKDSKYHLRHVCKHEDGLSTYGWTKHNGRDFGHQLLVDQGIIFTTAFLKSKEEGSGYGGDWTVRITVQAHKSKWNEEFGRGAQLFFYMADEGANALNLSRENMNILEDSSLVSGSRADIGNWQLHLKSMDDLELHYSGFRTPHFHNLSDLVEENLSSQIRKNARPLLSDSSDDSPNVLVFQVIGGFSFTTDIIFISGTDSESSRVEERVSSLSGTSLSNQLKYKEQAFDEKFDKIFNLEEKVDSESISVGKAAVGNLLGGIGYFYGQSKIAASRIVNLREHVNYISYWPAELYTAVPCRPSFPRGFLWDEGFHQLIIWRWDIHISLDIIGHWLDLMNADGWIPREQILGDEALSRVPEEYVPQHPTDANPPTLFLALSDMINGLKNNEFTAMDKTDISVFLERAFVRLEAWFQWFHTTQSGKQMSSYYWHGRDNSTIYELNPKTLSSGFDDYPRASHPTADERHVDLRCWILLAAHCLHSIEELLDKDTKPGMNYGSTSQLLSDVELLNQMHFDDAYGAYFDFGNHTEKVQLKWKDVEIGHNHTDRQLVRDVLERPVLRLVPHIGYVSLFPFMGKIIPSGSWILEKQLELISNHSLFWTDYGLRSLARTSSLYMKFNSDSEGPYWRGQIWININYRILSALHHYSKENGPYQDRAKAIYKELRSNLIRNIVRNYQETGFLWEQYDQNSGEGKGSHPFTGWTSLVVLIMAEEYGRV